Genomic segment of Poecile atricapillus isolate bPoeAtr1 chromosome 8, bPoeAtr1.hap1, whole genome shotgun sequence:
GCTCAGCCCAGAAATCAGAGAGCAAAGGGCAATCTACTCACTGCCTTCAGCCATCTAATGAATGGGGTTGGAGAGAAGATGGAGACAGATCCCTCCTACAGGTGCCTGGctaaagtgagaaaaaaacaggCACCAGCTGtagcaaaataaattttagctTGATATATTGAAGGGAAACATCCTCCCATTTTCTATAGCAACACAGTCCACAGTCCGCTTGTCAAAGATAAGCCTGCTTTGAAGAGGAATTGGACTAGAGAGTCTCATCCTATCTTGGGtagttttattttgattttgtgatgagattgtgctgctgcaggtgcagaAAAGCAGTTGTAGCTGTGCAGAAAAGatcaagcagcagcagagaagacAGAAGTGAGACGCTTGTGAAGAGCTGATAAAGGAAGGCCCAGCACCCTCCTCAGCCCAGCAATGCCACAGtgctctcctgcagcacagcagagtgACAGAGGTGGAAAACTCACCGCTGGCATGTTTTCACTTGGTGGTTTCTGCACATCTGCTAAGTAAAACACTTGGTTAGAGGAGGTTTGTGTGCCACATAAGCTGCCCCAGTCCCACCCTTGCCCTAAAGAGCACTGGACACCACAATCTTTTTACCACACATCCTCCTTGTCCACAGGGTTGAACACCCTGAGCATTATAAGGACAAGTGAGACACCAGCTCACAGTCTAGGGTTTAATTTGGATTACTGGAGTGCAGCAGAATTCTCTGTGAGAGTCCCTGGGTGCCTGTGGCATGTCTGAGACAacgccctgtgctgcagcatgGTGAGGTGCTCCAAAGGTACCTGGGCAACGTACATGGGAGGGATTCAAGTGCACCATTAAGGCACCACACTTACGAGTGGTGTAGAGCCACTACACATAGTCTAGGGGCTCTGCAAAAGGCAAGCAGGGCTCAAAGCACCCCTCTCCCCCAGGCATAGAGATATCTGTCCCACAGGGGTATTCCACAGCTGAGTTTAGCACATTGAACCAGTCCATGtaccccaggcagcagcagacacCTGGCTGACCCCAGGTCCCACACTGGATCTGCATGGCCTCCAGGGGAATCATACCTCCTCTCCTGTACATCAAGGTGAGGTAGCCAAAGATCAGCAGCACAACCACTCCAGCCAGCAGGAGGATGCCCAGGAGCATGGCCTTGATGTGCTCTGGGGGGTTGCCTTCCTCCATCTCCTGCTTGTCAGTGGCATTCCTCTGGggggctgctgcttcttctaGGGAACAAAACAGCAGGTCAGAAATGTAACATGGCCTCTACAGTCCTTGTAAAAAGCAGGAGGGGAACATGAGGGCTGTCCTTAGAAATGGCTGAGTGCCAGGTAGGCTGTCATAGTCCCACTACTCCTCCAGGGGGCAAAGGGGATGGGACAGGGCAGGACTGTGCTCTCCTGACCTATGTCAGGCCCTCTGCCAGCAAGTTACTGCCTGCCTTAAGGCCTGGAGCTACAACGGGCTTGGGACCCATCCCATCAGCTCAGTCCCCCAGGCTGACCTGTGACTATCAGCTGGGACCGTTTGCTCTCCGTCACTTTATCAGGCTTAAAGAACGTGATCAATCCGCAGAAGTAGGAGCCTGAGTCATTCTGGTGGAGGTTCAGGATCTCAATCTCAAAGACAGGAGTGTGGTTGATGAGCCGGTACTTCCCTGTCTCTGTCATGGGCTTGTATCGGCTGATCCCAGCAGTTTTTTGGGCTTGGCTGTGGTTGGTCTCCTTGTACCAATTGAGACTGTACTCTGAACCAGTGTCATTCTCCATGGAGATATTGCAGAAGAAGGTGGCTTTGTCACCTTCAGGGAGAGTCAACTTTGCTGGGTAGATGGTCACTATTTGGGAGAGAGGAAACAAGGAGCAGATATGGTTATAGCAGGCACAGGGCTCAGAAACAGCCATATCCCTGTGTGGAAGCCAGGGATGCAAGCCCAGTCCACATCATCACTCTGGGACATGGGCAGGTACATCAGCCCGTGTCTCTCCCATTCCAAATGTGTGCCTGCtggctggagagggactctCAGAGATAGTAACTATATTGTGAAATGGTTTCAGCAGACCAAATTGTGCTCTGGGCTACCTAAAATTAACACTGAACACCTGTACCAGGGAAAACAGACTTTGCGGGTTgtattctttttaaatatatgctGTATTTTAATGTCTGAGTCATCCTCTCTCCAGCTGAGGCTGACTCTGAAAgtgagcagagggacagagtCCCAGGTTGGAGCAGTGCCCTGTGGTGCAGCCCATCACATGCCTGGCTGCCTGCTGGAATGCCCTGGCTCTCCCCACTACACCATGCTGGGAGCTcagggcaggcaggggctgcccatGGGACAATTATTTGTCATCTCCAGCCTGAGACCACCTGACAGGGCAGAACAACCTGGAGCTTACAGTGCCATCCCCTTGCAGGGGCCTGTCCCCTCCTTATGTGCGTGTGGGCAGCCAGGCCCTGGGGTTCCAGCTGGGTTTGCCAGGCTGTTCCCAACACAGAATCCAGtcagccacagccacaggctgctctgctttagcaccagccctgctgcttcACCTCATTTCCCGCCCATTATCCCGGTGGGTTCACCCATCCTGCATGGTGGGAATGCTGCAAACACTGGCCAGGCACACAATGTCCTGCTTCAGCCAGTCCCACCCAGCAGAGCATGGCAGCTGCTGTATTAATTTCTGCTCTGAGCaatgaaaaatgggaagaagCATTTTTCACAGGGGTCACCTAACCAAGTTATTCAAACCATCACGGCTTTGAAAAGTCCCTGTCAAAGGAAATTTACCTTCCCTTTTCAGAAATCACCACTGATAGCAGCCCCAGGGCTCGCAGGCAGAGTCAGAAagtccctcccatccctccaaCTCTGGCCATATGACCATAACCTCAGCATCACCAACCAGAAAAGAAACCTGGAAATTTTGTGAATAAATACAAGATCAGATGGAAAACTGGGCTGAGAAATGAGGGATGAGACCAAataggaggagggagggagagaaatgTCCCCTTTCCCACAGGCAGCACTGGCTGTGGTGGTGTCCACACCAAGGGATGGAATTTTTGCCATGTTTTTGATTTCTTGTCTTTAATAGGAAATATTTGGCAGGTtcagtgatttatttatttggcaGGTTCAGCACTTTATTTCCTACTAGTGCCACTGCCAACAATGAATGAAGCGTTCAGAGGACTTCTGAAAGTAGATGTTGGGTTTACATGTATTCCTGTAtcttcccagctccagaggtTACATCTGCTCCAAGGGACACCCAGCCTTCTTCCCACCCTCAAGGCAAAAAATACATgaatcccccaaaaaacagtGTGCTGGAGGGTAGGGGAGACACAGCTTCACCAGAGCTCTCACTCATCCTGCCCAGACTCACACTTTCCCTTCAACCTCTCCTCCCAGAAAGTTCACCCAGAACAAGGAGACACTGGATCCCTCAGGATCAAGCCCAAACCAGGAGTTGCAGCCCAAAGGTGCAGACTGAAGCTATGAGAGCTagaaagaaaaccccacacCCCACTGGCAAACCTATAAACTCAACACCAAACTCCAACCACCATCACTGTATCACAACACAGCTCTGGTGTCAGCACTGTGGGCTGAGGACCTGTCCCCTTCTCCATCCTTTAATCCCATTTCtgccccaggaattcccaagTCCTTTGGTTCAGCTGCATATATCCAAAAACTTTGGGTTTTCTGCCTTCTTAATGCCAGAGCTAATTTTCAAGTACAAAGCTCCCAGCCCCTAGACATTTTCCACCAGCCACAAACGACATGGCCATGCCAGTGAGCACACCACACTCCTGTACCTACCCCAGTGGCAGCAGGTCAGCATGGgcccacagcagagcaggatgagGATGGCACAGAAGTCAGCCAGGGCCACCTCCACACTGCCCCATGTCTTCTTTGAGGCATGTGGAGCCATGgtgagctgctctgtccccagcaggtGCTGTGCCGTGTGTGCTGTGCCGCTCCCACTTCTCTCTGTGCTTCCTTCCCCACAGTGGCAGCCTGTTCTCTGTCGTGCACAGTGAGGGCTGGGTGGAAATGAAACGCACCCATCTCTGCCCCAGAGGGAAACCCGGGCTGCCTCCCGCCCCCCGCTTCCTCCCCATGGACGCAAGGATCAGCTGAGCCAGACCTGggcccttcccctccctgtgtgctgctggcatGTTCCCACACAGGTACCCAGCTGCCAAGCAGCGGGACAGGCACCTCTGAGCCTGCATCCTTTTGGGGAAaactcccagggatggaggaggcAGGGACCAAAAGGAACACGTCCTCAGCTCTGAGCCTGGAAGCTCATAAGTAAAAGCAGTCTTGGGTTCCCAAGCATC
This window contains:
- the PDCD1 gene encoding programmed cell death protein 1 isoform X2, with amino-acid sequence MDTAASPPWLPVYTYFKCIGKLTIYPAKLTLPEGDKATFFCNISMENDTGSEYSLNWYKETNHSQAQKTAGISRYKPMTETGKYRLINHTPVFEIEILNLHQNDSGSYFCGLITFFKPDKVTESKRSQLIVTEEAAAPQRNATDKQEMEEGNPPEHIKAMLLGILLLAGVVVLLIFGYLTLMYRRGDVQKPPSENMPAKEEKPPVVSISTVDYGVLEFQSDQHTPVPSKTRLVEQTEYATIIFPEEKPVTPERSKKHLDEQTRQLPSQPC
- the PDCD1 gene encoding programmed cell death protein 1 isoform X1; the protein is MAPHASKKTWGSVEVALADFCAILILLCCGPMLTCCHWVTIYPAKLTLPEGDKATFFCNISMENDTGSEYSLNWYKETNHSQAQKTAGISRYKPMTETGKYRLINHTPVFEIEILNLHQNDSGSYFCGLITFFKPDKVTESKRSQLIVTEEAAAPQRNATDKQEMEEGNPPEHIKAMLLGILLLAGVVVLLIFGYLTLMYRRGDVQKPPSENMPAKEEKPPVVSISTVDYGVLEFQSDQHTPVPSKTRLVEQTEYATIIFPEEKPVTPERSKKHLDEQTRQLPSQPC